GGTGTGTTTTTTTAGCATtagcgattttttttttttttttttttttgcttatttATGCGGACACGTGTCAGGTAGAAGGGTAGGACAGGTGTTATAAGGGGACCAATAAGAAGATAACATTTGGCTGGCTGGAGACAGATTAATTGGATGGATGCCATGTGGCAATAAGCCACATGGTTTGTAAAGGGCAGAGAAGAGATACATAGGAAAATAATAGATACAGTTGACTTTCTTTACATCCCAATCCCAATACAAAATCTATCTCATTTCAATCAGGATCTTATTTTTATTTCAACCTGCTCCCAAATTAGAGTAAAAATGGATATTATCAGCAATGAAGTTCAAGAAACCGAAATATACAATCGAGTTGATGACCTCAAGGCGTTCGACGAAACAAAATTAGGTGTAAAAGGATTAGTTGATCAAGGTGTAACAAAAGTCCCACGAATATTCATCAGACCACACGATGAACTTGTTCAAGATTTAAATTTCACCAAAGTGGACCTAAACATTCCTGTTATAGATTTAAGTGGCATTGAACAAGGTCATGATCGACGAATGGAGATTGTGGAACAAATTCGAGAGGCATCGAAAACATGGGGATTCTTTCAAGTGGTCAATCATGAAATTTCTTCAAGTTTGTTGGATGAAACGATTGATAGTATTCGTATGTTTCATGAACAAGATAATGAAACTAAGATGAAGTTTTATTCGCGAGATCGAATGAACATGGTGAGATTCGAAAGTAACATCGATCTGTATCAGTCTCGAACTGCTAATTGGAGGGATACGTTGACTATTTCGATGGCTTATTCTGAACTTCCTCCTGAACAAGTTCCTGTAGTATGCCGGTATATAAACACCTTTTCTTAAAACATTTTACTATAACCTGATCCTCCTTATAGTATCTATCAATTTCCATATCTTGCTGGTTATTCTGAttctaatttataataattatcacttatgtttatttatttattccaTAAGCGAATGGATCAATATAAGTTAATACTTGAGTACATAAATCGTAGACAAAATATCACCAATGGTCCCTGTACTATTTCCCGTCAAAGATGATTCCTGCGATTTCTATTTGAATCTCAGGTGATCCTTGTGGTTTGCATTTGATCACATGTGGTCCCTGTGATTTGCATTTGAACCATATGGACCATTGGTGATTCAAATGCAAACCACATGGACCATCTATGAAGGGAAAAAAAAAAGTATGGGTACCACTAGTGATTTTTGATACAAACCACATGGACCATTCGTGATATTATGTCTAATTTAAAATGTTTGATTATGACATTCAATATTAGAGACCTCTTGTTAGAATATCGGGACCCAACTAGTAGGCTATCTTGCAATTGTTGAAAACGAAGCTAAATAAATATATGTTTTTTTTCTTCAGAGAAACGATACTCGAATACATAAAGGGTACTACGATGCTTTGTGGTACTCTATTGGACCTACTATCAGAAGCCCTTAACCTGAACCCAAACTATCTCCAAGACATGGAATGTGCCCGTGGTCGCACTTTTGTGTGCCATTACTATCCACCATGCCCTGAACCAGAGCTAACTCTTGGAACTAGCAAACACACCGATCCCTCGTTCATCACTCTTCTCCTTCAGGATCATCTCGGGGGCCTTCAGGTCCGTTATTGTGACCAGTGGGTGGATGTTCCATCCGTCACTGGGGCTATCGTGGTCAATATCGGTGATATGTTACAGGTTTTTCCATTTTTTTATCACCCTGATTGTGCAGTTGTATACACTTTGTAAATATCTactagaaactttataattttttatataaattatatatatatatatatatatatatatatatatatatatatatatatatatatatatatatattatagaataACAGCTCTGTTTTTCAATGTAGATTGTATCGAACGACAAATTCAAAAGTGCTGATCATAGAGTATTGGCTAATCATAAAGGACCGCGAGTTTCTATAGCAAGTTTCTTTACAGGTGTTGTTGATCCTCCAAAGATGTATGGACCTATTAAGGATGGAAACACACCTGCATACAGAGACTTCACGGTAACTGATTACCTAAACAAATTCTTTACAAGACCCATTGACAAGAGTGGTCTTGACTACTTCAAGTCATGAACAATGAACAATGCTTGCACCCTTATAGGATAATGGCTCGATTGATGTATGtatttcataaataaataatttaaaaatacCAAATATATATGTGATGCGGTGAGGCGAGGCGAGGCGAGGCGAGGCGAGGCGAatgtataatacggagtaataaatattACTGTATTATTTTAGTTATATTTATAACAGGTCTATTGTATACTCATGTGTTATATGAAATAATAACTGTAATGAAATGTCTTGACTGTACTATTTTGGGATTAGAACACTTCTGATTTCTGATCAATGTTCGTTTAAACATCTTCAACATTTAATGAAGCTAACATATACATCTTATTGTTTTAAAGTTCATCATCTCTTGATATCTACAACCTTCCTATAATAGCCTAGTGGTCAGGTCCATTATAAttacaagaggtctcaggttcaagcaTCACTAGCACCATATATTGGGGTGACTAGGGAAAATGTTGGAATTGGTCACAGAATTACCTAGTTAGGGCACGTACGTCTGAAATAAATATAACTACTAATAGTAAATTAAGAAGTTCGTAAAAATTCAAATACCAATTCGTTAGCGTGTTTAACTATATGACCCAATATATCCAATATTCTATTGTATGTCAACTGTATTAACTAGTAATTTGATGTGCAAATGCTATATATTGTCCAATTATAACTTACAAAAATGTATTGTCTTCTTGCAAGATAAATATAAACTGTTAGACTTATTTGATGTTGTATATGTAAAAAGGTTTGTATTGGGATAACAGGGTGCTGTCTGGAATGTGTACCTGAGATTGTATTTGTATCACATTAGcttttcattttattttatttttcaatccTTTTTTATTATGTTCTTTAGAACGTTTTATCGTTATTTACCTTGTGTTAAAGCTGTTAGGCGTTGTTTGGTTTCTTAGATACTGTTTCAAGCTATTTTAATGCTTTTAAGGGATGTATTTGTTGTCTAGGGCTATTTAGTTTGGTGTTGTTGCTCATGTTTTGCTGCAAATTTGCTGTTTTGATGATATCTtgcgttgtttttacattaaatatTCGGCTTGGTTCATGGACTTTGATCAAATCTGTATTCGTATTAGACCGTAATTTCACAGTTGGTGGCTTTGTATGATTTTAATATATGCAACTTGTGGTCTTAAATTAGTTATCCAAACTGTCAACTGAATGACTGATCAATAAAAAGCCGCCGGCACAACTTGCCTTTTTTATCTTCAAAACTTTGTCAGCATTTGACTTCTTACACAAACTAACAAAAGCAATTTGTTTAAATATTCACTATCAAACAGCATACTAATCAGCATAGAACAAATGGACATCTTAAATGATGATCGAACTAAGAAACTAAAAGCTTTTGATGATACAAAGTCTGGTGTCAAAGGACTAATCGACGCTGCAGCTGGTGGAGTTGTCGATATTCCAACAATATTCATCCGACCTCCTGATGAACTTGCAGAAGATCTAGAAGTTACTAGAACAAGTTTATTACAAATTCCTGCAATATATCTTAATGGGGTCGACAATAAGGCAAGTTCAAGAAGAGAAAAAATCGTTGAACAAGTTAAACAAGCATCGGAAACATGGGGTTTTTTTCAAGTGGTCAATCATGGAATACCGATAAAAGTTCTTGATGAAGTTTTGAAAGGTGCACATGAGTTTCACGAGCAAGACGTTGAGAAGAAAAAAGAGTATTATTCGAGGGATCCCGAGAGGACGGTGAAGTTAAACACGAACTTTGACTTTTACTTGTCGAGAGCTGCAAATTGGAGGGATTCGTTGATTATTGATATGGTGAAATCGAATCATCTTGACCCTCAAAATCTTCCATCTATTTGCAGGTACATATTCAATtcataaacttttttttttttaaccataGGGCCTTTGGCCTAGCGGTATCAAGGAGCGCATTTGACCTTGAGGTCATGTGTTCGAGTTCTGCTTAGGACATTATACGTGTAAAATTACCTGCTTAGGACGCATCTCATGGGGGGTTTCTCAGTTGGCCACGTTACCTTATGGGTGCGGGTCCCGTGGTTTCCTCCCGACACGTAACACGGATATAATCGGGTGAGTGGCTTCACTTCTGGTGGTCCCATCAGTGACTTCAACACCACTGTTAAAAAAAGATTCATTTAACTCTTTAGAAGAGGCTGTTGCTACCAAACTAATAAATATAGTTAGTTTGACCCAATTTTGTTTTTATTGATAGCTTTTTAGTATTATTTGTTTATctgtataataaaaataattataaagtttaaggtttataaTGACCAATTTTTATGTCTCGAACGAAAAATtctaaattattaatataagaggCTGCTGCTATGAGATTAACTTGTAATATGGTTATATGTGCAGAGATGCTACTGTTGATTAC
The window above is part of the Rutidosis leptorrhynchoides isolate AG116_Rl617_1_P2 chromosome 1, CSIRO_AGI_Rlap_v1, whole genome shotgun sequence genome. Proteins encoded here:
- the LOC139886425 gene encoding 1-aminocyclopropane-1-carboxylate oxidase homolog 1-like isoform X1: MDIISNEVQETEIYNRVDDLKAFDETKLGVKGLVDQGVTKVPRIFIRPHDELVQDLNFTKVDLNIPVIDLSGIEQGHDRRMEIVEQIREASKTWGFFQVVNHEISSSLLDETIDSIRMFHEQDNETKMKFYSRDRMNMVRFESNIDLYQSRTANWRDTLTISMAYSELPPEQVPVVCRETILEYIKGTTMLCGTLLDLLSEALNLNPNYLQDMECARGRTFVCHYYPPCPEPELTLGTSKHTDPSFITLLLQDHLGGLQVRYCDQWVDVPSVTGAIVVNIGDMLQIVSNDKFKSADHRVLANHKGPRVSIASFFTGVVDPPKMYGPIKDGNTPAYRDFTVTDYLNKFFTRPIDKSGLDYFKS
- the LOC139886425 gene encoding 1-aminocyclopropane-1-carboxylate oxidase homolog 1-like isoform X2 encodes the protein MDIISNEVQETEIYNRVDDLKAFDETKLGVKGLVDQGVTKVPRIFIRPHDELVQDLNFTKVDLNIPVIDLSGIEQGHDRRMEIVEQIREASKTWGFFQVVNHEISSSLLDETIDSIRMFHEQDNETKMKFYSRDRMNMVRFESNIDLYQSRTANWRDTLTISMAYSELPPEQVPVVCRETILEYIKGTTMLCGTLLDLLSEALNLNPNYLQDMECARGRTFVCHYYPPCPEPELTLGTSKHTDPSFITLLLQDHLGGLQVRYCDQWVDVPSVTGAIVVNIGDMLQIVSNDKFKSADHRVLANHKGPRVSIASFFTGVVDPPKMYGPIKDGNTPAYRDFTHTNQHRTNGHLK